One window of Halopelagius longus genomic DNA carries:
- a CDS encoding group I truncated hemoglobin, producing MSESVYRQIGGKEAVKAVVDDFYERVLSDERLVGYFDGMDMQELRAHQVQFISSVAGGPVDYSADMYEAHAHLDITEADFDAVADHLERALRENGVGDDNVEAIMSEVAALKDPIVAD from the coding sequence ATGTCCGAATCCGTATATCGGCAGATAGGCGGTAAAGAAGCCGTGAAAGCAGTCGTCGACGATTTCTACGAACGGGTGTTGTCCGACGAACGACTCGTCGGGTACTTCGACGGGATGGATATGCAAGAACTCCGCGCGCACCAAGTGCAGTTCATCAGTTCCGTCGCGGGCGGCCCCGTGGACTACTCCGCCGACATGTACGAGGCGCACGCCCACCTCGACATCACCGAGGCGGACTTCGACGCCGTCGCCGACCACCTCGAACGCGCACTCCGCGAGAACGGCGTCGGAGACGACAACGTCGAGGCCATCATGTCGGAAGTCGCGGCCCTGAAAGACCCAATCGTCGCAGACTAA
- a CDS encoding helix-turn-helix domain-containing protein, with the protein MVGVHAELEVDGVTGCPVAPMSEDLEVESVVTDRQAASRGGSVVGEVTVKRDGDDSPVPDDAERVFADGSRSVFRFEAAGEDCPCGRVPNHGCPVRALDADGGTVAVSFVAPDVETVRRVVSDLRSRCDAVGVRRLVRSGPDDERSLLLVDRSAFTDRQYEVLSTAHEMGYFERPKEADSADVASALGVSVSTFTEHLAVAQSKLLNQILRV; encoded by the coding sequence ATGGTCGGCGTCCACGCCGAGCTCGAAGTCGACGGCGTCACCGGATGTCCCGTCGCCCCGATGAGCGAGGATTTGGAGGTGGAGTCCGTCGTCACCGACAGGCAGGCGGCGTCCCGAGGCGGGTCCGTCGTCGGCGAGGTGACGGTGAAACGCGACGGAGACGACTCGCCCGTCCCCGACGACGCGGAACGAGTGTTCGCCGACGGTTCGCGGTCCGTGTTCCGGTTCGAGGCGGCGGGCGAGGACTGCCCCTGCGGGCGCGTCCCGAACCACGGCTGTCCCGTCCGCGCACTCGACGCCGACGGCGGAACCGTCGCCGTCTCGTTCGTCGCGCCCGACGTGGAGACGGTGCGGCGCGTCGTCTCGGACCTCCGGTCGCGGTGCGACGCCGTCGGCGTCCGCCGACTGGTGCGGTCCGGGCCGGACGACGAACGGTCGTTGCTCCTCGTGGACCGGTCGGCGTTCACCGACCGGCAGTACGAAGTGCTCAGCACCGCCCACGAGATGGGCTACTTCGAACGACCGAAGGAGGCCGACTCCGCCGACGTGGCGTCGGCACTCGGCGTCTCCGTCTCCACGTTCACCGAACATCTCGCCGTCGCGCAGTCGAAACTTCTGAACCAAATTCTCCGAGTCTGA
- a CDS encoding TrmB family transcriptional regulator: MDDASLADMLERFGFSDKEVDTYLTILELGEAKASTIADEAGVSKRYVYSIAEKLDDRGFVEVNDHAVPTTIRANPPADVVETLTSDLDDMRPALESRFSRAAPRSERFEVVKSRVTVLKRVSELVARAETEVTLGIPYHLLDEVADELRAAVERGVLVLLIVTGVEPGTDAELSGLASVARAWDQPMPTMLTVDYEAGLVAPAEMVTRSNSEAQAIVFAQEQLGPVIVGSFLGNYWPMAAEVYTREPADLPATYEDFRHAVFQATLHLRAGHDVAARVAGRPVHVDDGPTELEGQIVDVRQGLLEPSTNSFPVENTLVVTAEEGTFSVGGGGAFVEDFEADTVELSVL, encoded by the coding sequence ATGGACGATGCGTCGCTCGCCGACATGCTGGAGCGATTCGGATTCTCGGACAAGGAGGTAGATACGTATCTGACGATTCTGGAGCTCGGCGAGGCGAAGGCGAGCACCATCGCCGACGAGGCGGGCGTCTCGAAGCGGTACGTGTACAGCATCGCGGAGAAACTCGACGATAGGGGGTTCGTCGAGGTCAACGACCACGCCGTCCCGACGACGATTCGGGCGAACCCGCCCGCGGACGTGGTTGAGACGCTCACGTCGGACTTAGACGACATGCGCCCCGCGCTGGAGTCGCGGTTCTCGCGGGCGGCCCCCCGGTCGGAGCGCTTCGAGGTGGTGAAATCGCGGGTGACGGTGCTGAAGCGCGTCTCCGAACTCGTCGCCCGCGCGGAGACGGAGGTGACGCTCGGCATCCCCTACCACCTGCTGGACGAGGTGGCCGACGAACTGCGCGCCGCCGTCGAACGCGGCGTCCTCGTCCTCCTCATCGTCACGGGCGTCGAACCCGGCACGGACGCGGAACTGTCCGGTCTCGCCTCCGTCGCGCGGGCGTGGGACCAACCGATGCCGACGATGCTCACCGTCGACTACGAGGCGGGTCTCGTCGCCCCCGCGGAGATGGTCACCCGGTCCAACAGCGAGGCGCAGGCCATCGTCTTCGCCCAAGAGCAGCTCGGCCCGGTCATCGTCGGGTCGTTCCTCGGGAACTACTGGCCGATGGCCGCCGAGGTGTACACGCGGGAACCCGCGGACCTGCCGGCGACGTACGAGGACTTCCGGCACGCCGTCTTCCAAGCGACGCTCCACCTCCGCGCGGGCCACGACGTGGCGGCGCGCGTCGCCGGCCGTCCGGTCCACGTCGACGACGGCCCGACGGAACTCGAAGGGCAGATAGTGGACGTGCGGCAGGGACTGCTCGAACCCTCGACGAACTCCTTCCCCGTCGAGAACACCCTCGTCGTCACCGCCGAGGAGGGGACGTTCAGCGTCGGCGGCGGCGGCGCGTTCGTCGAGGATTTCGAGGCCGACACCGTCGAACTCTCCGTCCTCTGA
- a CDS encoding serine/threonine-protein kinase RIO2: protein MVRNVAGVMAELEPEDFYLLSGVEQGMRFSEWVNRGKLPELTGLTPENVEYRLDRCATRELIERKTIQYEGYKLSVKGYDALALRTFSKRDTIQGVGAPLGVGKESDVLEVQSYKPLALKFHREGYTNFREVMRERDYTSDRQHVSWLYTARKAAEREYEALEDLYPDVSVPRPVDQNRHAIVMEKLEGVELGKAKLADEQAVGVLDLILAEVAAAYEAGYVHADMSEYNVAVAENGVTVFDWPQAVPTDHDNARELLARDVKNLLGYFRRKYPSAMPEAVDEPSVCDAVAADEFETVRDHAE from the coding sequence ATGGTGCGGAACGTCGCCGGCGTGATGGCCGAGCTCGAACCCGAGGACTTCTATCTCCTCTCGGGCGTCGAGCAGGGGATGCGCTTCAGCGAGTGGGTCAATCGCGGCAAACTCCCCGAACTCACCGGTCTCACCCCGGAGAACGTCGAGTACAGGTTAGACCGGTGCGCGACGAGAGAGCTGATAGAGCGGAAGACCATCCAGTACGAGGGGTACAAGCTCTCCGTGAAGGGGTACGACGCCCTCGCCCTCCGGACGTTCTCGAAGCGCGACACGATACAGGGCGTCGGCGCGCCCCTCGGCGTCGGCAAGGAGAGCGACGTGTTGGAGGTGCAGTCGTACAAGCCGCTCGCGCTGAAGTTCCACCGCGAGGGGTACACGAACTTCCGGGAGGTGATGCGCGAACGCGACTACACCTCCGACCGACAGCACGTCTCGTGGCTCTACACGGCCCGCAAGGCGGCAGAACGCGAGTACGAGGCGCTGGAGGACCTCTACCCCGACGTGTCGGTGCCGCGGCCCGTCGACCAGAACCGCCACGCCATCGTCATGGAGAAACTGGAGGGCGTCGAACTGGGAAAGGCCAAACTCGCCGACGAACAGGCGGTGGGCGTCCTCGATCTGATTCTCGCCGAAGTCGCCGCCGCGTACGAGGCGGGCTACGTCCACGCCGACATGAGCGAGTACAACGTCGCAGTCGCGGAGAACGGCGTCACCGTCTTCGACTGGCCGCAGGCCGTCCCGACGGACCACGACAACGCCCGCGAACTCCTCGCCCGCGACGTGAAGAACCTGCTCGGCTACTTCCGGCGGAAGTACCCCTCCGCGATGCCCGAGGCGGTGGACGAACCGAGCGTCTGCGACGCCGTCGCCGCCGACGAGTTCGAGACGGTCCGCGACCACGCCGAGTAA
- a CDS encoding lycopene cyclase domain-containing protein → MAIARHGTGTRAAVGALASQVHPVFMLPPLAASWFGAILAGEFGLLVGAVHALTIFFAVYTAHVKDGYVDFYRRGEDDDHPMSRRGCHVGLAGATLGFVACAAALASLVDVGVLALVVPTWFLGFFHAPQLDTNPVTATAGYPSGIALSILGGYYAQTGGVAATPAAFAAVFLLVLSGVKIIDDAQDYQYDRSIGKRTVAVALGYANAFRLADALVGLGLFLVVAGAITGLFPAFAPVAAVAFGAVVVVARGATPQLATMLLIRGAYVFLALLVVAVAYRPLAGVPLPDIGVLGPYTYLATEVLFGTFAAVLLVRAGRDAVRRTARTIAVVYPVAYVWDWYTLEVGVFAIPLRTGVELLGIPLEEHVFMVVVPAFVLGIHETLAARDPPAARSSNASE, encoded by the coding sequence ATGGCCATCGCACGCCACGGGACGGGGACGAGAGCGGCGGTCGGCGCCCTCGCGTCGCAGGTGCATCCGGTGTTCATGCTGCCGCCGCTTGCGGCGTCGTGGTTCGGTGCCATCCTCGCGGGCGAGTTCGGCCTCCTCGTCGGCGCAGTCCACGCCCTCACGATATTCTTCGCCGTCTACACGGCCCACGTCAAGGACGGGTACGTGGACTTCTACCGCCGCGGCGAGGACGACGACCATCCGATGAGTCGCCGCGGGTGTCACGTCGGGTTAGCGGGCGCGACGCTCGGGTTCGTAGCGTGCGCCGCCGCCCTCGCCTCCCTCGTCGACGTCGGCGTCCTCGCCCTCGTCGTTCCCACGTGGTTTCTCGGCTTCTTTCACGCCCCGCAACTCGACACGAACCCCGTGACGGCGACGGCGGGCTACCCCTCCGGAATCGCGCTCAGCATCCTCGGCGGGTACTACGCGCAGACGGGCGGCGTCGCCGCGACGCCCGCGGCGTTCGCGGCGGTGTTTCTGCTCGTCCTCTCGGGCGTCAAAATCATCGACGACGCCCAAGACTACCAGTACGACCGCTCTATCGGCAAGCGAACCGTCGCCGTCGCCCTCGGGTACGCGAACGCCTTCCGCCTCGCGGACGCCCTCGTCGGCCTCGGCCTGTTTCTCGTCGTCGCGGGCGCGATAACCGGCCTGTTCCCCGCGTTCGCCCCCGTCGCCGCAGTCGCGTTCGGGGCCGTCGTCGTCGTCGCGCGCGGGGCGACGCCGCAACTCGCGACGATGCTTCTCATCCGCGGCGCGTACGTCTTCCTCGCCCTGTTGGTCGTCGCCGTCGCGTACCGCCCCCTCGCGGGCGTTCCGCTCCCCGATATCGGCGTCCTCGGGCCGTACACGTATCTGGCGACGGAGGTCCTGTTCGGTACGTTCGCCGCCGTCCTCCTCGTTCGCGCCGGCCGAGACGCCGTTCGGCGGACGGCCCGGACGATAGCAGTCGTCTACCCCGTCGCGTACGTCTGGGACTGGTACACGCTCGAAGTCGGCGTCTTCGCCATCCCGTTGCGGACGGGCGTCGAACTGCTCGGCATCCCCCTCGAAGAACACGTCTTCATGGTCGTCGTCCCCGCGTTCGTCCTCGGGATTCACGAGACGCTCGCGGCCAGAGACCCTCCCGCGGCCCGTTCGTCGAACGCCTCGGAGTGA